The following are from one region of the Carassius auratus strain Wakin unplaced genomic scaffold, ASM336829v1 scaf_tig00003761, whole genome shotgun sequence genome:
- the LOC113070320 gene encoding gastrula zinc finger protein XlCGF8.2DB-like, with the protein MAFIKEESEDFRIEEVFSLKQEETEEQTDLLVLKEENQDLNEMEQTDQYEKKHALITGKKSTQTKTTSLRKSAPKTKSKSTSSFTCHHCGRSCGEKRKLQMHMRVHTGERPFPCQQCEKRFTQQGALNRHMRTHTGEKPYTCQQCGNSFNQKGHLKNHMRIHTGEKPYTCQQCGSSFAQKPHLKNHMRTHLGEKPFTCQQCGKSYTQKSTLRSHMSIHTGEKPYTCEQCGKKFPGKRNLKIHMRVHTQEKPYPCKYCGKSFTHMCTRNYHMRVHTGPKLYTCDRCGKTLTTEFSLKCHKIRHTGKKPFKCDQCGRRFIRKLSLNYHMKTHSAEKCCKCAQCGKSFSHRGSLNSHIKKQHTQEKPVGRASHK; encoded by the exons atggcgtttattaaagaggagagtgaagacttCAGAATTGAAGAAGTGTTCAGTCTGAAACAAGAAGAGAcggaggaacaaacag acCTGTTGGTGCTGAAAGAGGAGAATCAAGATCTGAATGAAATGGAACAAACAGATCAGTATGAGAAAAAACATGCTTTAATAACTGGTAAAAAATCCACACAGACTAAAACAACATCTTTACGAAAAAGCGCTCCgaaaactaaatctaaatctacCAGCTCTTTCACCTGCCATCACTGTGGAAGGAGTTGCGGTGAAAAACGAAAACTTCAAAtgcacatgagagttcacactggagagagaccaTTTCCCTGCCAACAGTGTGAAAAGAGGTTCACTCAACAAGGGGCCCTTAACAGGCACATGAGAACTCACAcaggagagaagccttacacatgccaacagtgtggaaacaGTTTCAATcaaaaaggacaccttaaaaatcacatgagaattcacacaggagagaagccttacacttGCCAACAGTGTGGAAGCAGTTTCGCACAAAAACCACACCTTAAAAATCACATGAGAACTCACTtgggagagaagcctttcacctgtcagcagtgtggaaagagttataCACAGAAAAGCACCCTTCGTTCCCACATGagcattcacactggagagaagccttataCATGTGAACAGTGTGGAAAGAAGTTCCCTGGAAAACGGAACCTTAAAatccacatgagagttcacactcaAGAGAAGCCTTACCCTTGCAAGTATTGTGGGAAGAGTTTTACACATATGTGCACCCGTAATtaccacatgagagttcacactggaccAAAGCTGTACACATGTGATCGTTGTGGAAAGACACTCACAACAGAATTTAGCCTTAAGTGTCACAAGATTAGGCACACTGGAAAGAAACCCTTcaaatgtgatcagtgtggaaggCGTTTCATACGGAAGTTAAGCCTTAATTACCACATGAAGACTCATTCGGCAGAGAAATGCTGTAAATgtgctcagtgtggaaagagtttcagtcaTCGAGGTAGCCTCAATTCtcacattaaaaaacaacacacTCAAGAGAAGCCTGTAGGAAGAGCTTCTCACAAATAG